A genome region from Micromonospora inyonensis includes the following:
- a CDS encoding endo alpha-1,4 polygalactosaminidase, translating to MSSPTGTEPPATTPTTAPPSPPPRPVGATGSVRCPDCWRPPLQVSWNWVIEGVPKPPFRDVDIYDIDGFEASSADVAALHKAGIRVVCYISVGSYEDWRPDAGQFPASLLGQNLDGWAGERWLDVRDISPTSPLARIMTARIDMCRAKGFDAVEFDNMDGYVNRTGFPLTAADQLAYNRFLANTAHARGLSTVLKNDLDQIDDLVDYYDMALNEECSRYDECGEYQPFIAAGKPVLHAEYGSSTAFCRADNAANINGVLFSLDLDDSVYRPCR from the coding sequence ATGTCCTCGCCTACCGGGACCGAACCCCCCGCTACGACGCCAACGACCGCACCACCGTCACCGCCTCCCCGACCCGTGGGCGCGACGGGCTCGGTACGGTGCCCCGACTGCTGGCGTCCCCCGCTGCAGGTCAGCTGGAACTGGGTCATCGAGGGCGTGCCCAAGCCTCCCTTCCGGGACGTCGACATCTACGACATCGACGGTTTTGAGGCGTCCTCGGCGGACGTCGCCGCCCTCCACAAGGCCGGAATTCGGGTGGTCTGCTACATCAGCGTGGGCTCCTACGAGGACTGGCGCCCCGACGCGGGCCAGTTCCCGGCGAGCCTCCTCGGCCAGAACCTCGACGGTTGGGCCGGCGAACGGTGGCTCGACGTCCGCGACATCAGTCCCACGAGCCCGCTGGCCCGCATCATGACGGCGCGGATCGACATGTGCCGGGCGAAGGGGTTCGACGCTGTCGAGTTCGACAACATGGACGGCTACGTCAACCGGACGGGGTTCCCGCTCACCGCCGCCGATCAACTCGCGTACAACCGGTTCCTCGCCAACACGGCCCACGCCCGTGGCCTCAGCACGGTGCTGAAGAACGACCTCGACCAGATTGACGATCTCGTCGACTACTACGACATGGCGCTCAACGAGGAATGCAGCCGGTACGACGAGTGCGGCGAATACCAGCCGTTCATCGCTGCGGGCAAGCCGGTCCTCCACGCGGAATACGGCTCCTCGACCGCCTTCTGCCGGGCTGACAACGCGGCCAACATCAACGGCGTGCTCTTCTCCCTCGATCTGGACGACTCCGTCTATCGCCCGTGCCGCTGA